Genomic DNA from Mesotoga infera:
GGCGAATATCGTCCTCAAGGTCCTTCAGTGTTCCGAAAGGCAGGACGTGCTGTGTATCGCATCCCCCTCCCCAGAAGACGAGATCTCTTCCAAATTCCTTCTTCAGCCTCTCCGGTTCCATATTCTTCGCGTTGGTCTGAACCGGATTCAGTATCTGAACACCGACTTCTATGAAATCTGGTATGAAGGTATAGACTGATCCGCAGGAGTGAAGAAAGATGAAAAGATCGGGTTTCTTCCTGTGAATGAAGTCACACAGGTTTTTCAGTCTGGGCTTGAAGACAGATCTGAAAATACGGGGAGATATCGCCGTGTTTTCCTGGGTGCCGTAATCGTCGCCAATCTGGATAATATCTATGTCGTCTCCAAGGGTAGAGAGATACTTTTCCAGATCTACAATATAAGTTTCGAGAAGCCGGTCGAGAAAGAACTCCGTAAGAGACCGGTCGGTAATCAGTCTCTCCATGAACTCCTGGTACCCGAACATTGAATGGCCGGCCTCAAGGAAGTTCCCCCCGAAAGCCCCGATCACGGCGCAGTCAGTTGATTCGCGTATTCCCGTGAGCTGAGCCTTCAAAAACTCGATTTCCTCGCCAGTCAATCTTGGCGAAACAAGGGCCGAGATCTCCTCTTTTCTCCCGGCATGGGCTAGGGGAAAGTAGCTCCTGTCGAAGTAGTGGCCGCCTCGGGGCATCCTCGCGACTTCAACATCGTCCCTCTCGATTGCTAGTGAACCGTCCTCTTTCGCTTTCGGGTTGAATCCATCTGGAAAGAGGAATCTCGACCCATCATCGAAGATGCTTCGCCCGTTCCAGGAATCGATTCTAGTTCCAAAGCCTCCGTTCAGTCTCTTGAGTTCGATCACATCGGAATGGACTTCTCTCCTTATCTCCTCATCGATAAAGGCAAGCATCTGGTGAACATCGAAAACCCTTACTGGAAGATCACAATGACCGAGATAATCTGCAAGTTTCCTGTAAGCCCTGACATGAATGCCGGTCGACC
This window encodes:
- a CDS encoding methyltransferase: MTSRDRVLKTLQHCEPDRIPIDLGGMRSTGIHVRAYRKLADYLGHCDLPVRVFDVHQMLAFIDEEIRREVHSDVIELKRLNGGFGTRIDSWNGRSIFDDGSRFLFPDGFNPKAKEDGSLAIERDDVEVARMPRGGHYFDRSYFPLAHAGRKEEISALVSPRLTGEEIEFLKAQLTGIRESTDCAVIGAFGGNFLEAGHSMFGYQEFMERLITDRSLTEFFLDRLLETYIVDLEKYLSTLGDDIDIIQIGDDYGTQENTAISPRIFRSVFKPRLKNLCDFIHRKKPDLFIFLHSCGSVYTFIPDFIEVGVQILNPVQTNAKNMEPERLKKEFGRDLVFWGGGCDTQHVLPFGTLKDLEDDIRRRIDIFSPGGGFVFAPIHNIQAEVSPEKIFRLFGCAYEYGSDIIR